A stretch of Methanobrevibacter sp. YE315 DNA encodes these proteins:
- a CDS encoding shikimate dehydrogenase, with product MNIKGSTNIVGLIGHPVEHSFSPPMHNAAFDELEMDYAYVAFDVNPSDLKSAIDGAKSLNIKGFNVTIPHKIEVMQFLDEIDEVAGLIGAVNTIDFKDMKGYNTDGIGAVKAIEEVTDIKNRSVVVAGAGGASRAISFYLAKYGADSITILNRNVERAQSLARDVAGSGLISEVIADSISEIGSCLSNADILVDTTPIGMHPNINDEPIALAKDMHEDLVVFDAVYNPNETVLLKEAIKAGATPVYGIKMLLYQGAESFKIWTGRDAPVDAMEKALKDTLNLE from the coding sequence ATGAATATTAAAGGTAGTACAAATATTGTCGGATTAATCGGCCATCCTGTTGAACACAGCTTTTCACCGCCGATGCACAATGCCGCATTTGATGAATTGGAAATGGATTATGCCTATGTCGCATTTGATGTCAATCCCTCTGATTTAAAATCAGCTATTGACGGTGCCAAATCACTAAATATAAAGGGATTCAATGTCACAATCCCCCATAAGATTGAAGTTATGCAGTTTTTGGATGAAATCGATGAGGTTGCAGGCTTGATAGGGGCGGTAAATACAATTGACTTTAAAGACATGAAAGGTTATAATACCGATGGAATCGGTGCTGTAAAAGCGATAGAGGAAGTAACAGATATCAAAAACAGGAGTGTAGTGGTTGCAGGTGCAGGAGGAGCATCAAGGGCCATTTCATTTTATCTTGCAAAATATGGTGCGGATTCAATAACAATATTAAACCGGAATGTTGAAAGAGCCCAAAGCTTGGCAAGGGATGTGGCAGGTTCCGGTCTGATTAGTGAAGTCATTGCAGATTCAATCTCCGAAATCGGTTCATGTTTAAGTAATGCGGATATCCTGGTGGATACAACACCTATCGGAATGCATCCCAACATCAATGACGAACCTATTGCCCTGGCTAAGGATATGCATGAAGATTTGGTCGTATTCGATGCTGTTTACAATCCTAATGAAACAGTATTGTTAAAAGAAGCTATTAAGGCAGGGGCAACTCCGGTTTATGGAATCAAAATGTTATTGTATCAGGGCGCTGAAAGCTTTAAAATATGGACAGGCAGGGACGCTCCAGTTGATGCAATGGAAAAGGCATTGAAAGATACGCTTAATTTAGAATGA
- a CDS encoding NAD+ synthase — protein MSEIPELNCEKTKNDLVEFIKTKVSEAKTDGIVIGLSGGIDSTLAAYLACEAVGKENVFGITMPSTTTPTEDKIHGIEIAQILGIDHKEIAIDSILNEYLSITQFDNDDLAIGNLKARIRMSIIYYYANHKNYLVCGTGNKSEILIGYFTKHGDGACDIEPIGDLYKTDVFKLSRFLDIPKQIIDKPPRAGLWDNQTDESEIGMSYDLLDQILYLNTERDMKNTEIAEKLNISADDVDMIINKMIRSEHKSKVPESPQKTIL, from the coding sequence ATTAGTGAAATTCCAGAACTAAACTGTGAAAAAACAAAAAATGACCTTGTTGAATTCATAAAAACAAAAGTATCTGAAGCAAAAACCGATGGGATTGTAATCGGATTAAGCGGAGGTATTGATTCAACACTTGCAGCTTATTTGGCCTGCGAAGCTGTTGGAAAAGAAAACGTTTTTGGAATTACTATGCCATCCACTACAACACCAACAGAAGATAAGATTCATGGAATCGAAATAGCTCAAATATTGGGAATAGACCACAAAGAAATAGCTATTGACAGCATTTTGAATGAATACTTATCTATTACTCAGTTTGACAACGATGATTTAGCCATAGGCAATCTGAAAGCTAGAATCAGAATGTCAATCATTTATTATTATGCCAATCACAAAAATTACCTCGTTTGCGGAACAGGCAATAAAAGTGAAATACTGATTGGTTACTTTACAAAGCATGGTGATGGCGCATGCGACATTGAACCGATTGGAGATTTATATAAGACTGACGTATTCAAACTAAGCAGATTCTTAGATATACCAAAACAAATTATTGATAAACCTCCTCGTGCAGGATTATGGGATAATCAAACCGATGAATCGGAAATCGGAATGAGCTATGATTTACTTGACCAAATCCTATATCTCAATACTGAAAGAGATATGAAAAACACTGAAATTGCTGAAAAGTTAAATATTTCAGCGGATGATGTTGATATGATTATTAATAAAATGATCAGGAGCGAACACAAAAGTAAAGTTCCTGAAAGTCCTCAAAAAACAATATTATAA
- a CDS encoding ATPase: MDLMFNVSGFNEEKEEFSTSKKDVLKFLKIIGVDSRFISYTPQKIYINNLRFSKFSRTRQATFNKQYPDIEVVRNSLFQKICSKSSKHLALEIEPNSSILMPDDNFIIELIMEPYTRKYGVKLVYEGDYDLKVNPLILDDQVNDIFEGIFSGDGLNFSKKSDEIYPLINVPLDWINSFLEMDNQELIENKNKNELAISFSEFLEDVAPQYKENVVKAAQFIEEKLETE, encoded by the coding sequence ATGGATTTAATGTTTAATGTTTCAGGATTCAATGAAGAAAAAGAGGAATTTTCAACTTCTAAAAAGGACGTATTGAAGTTTTTGAAAATCATAGGGGTTGATAGTCGCTTTATTTCATATACTCCTCAAAAAATCTACATTAACAATCTGAGGTTTTCGAAGTTTTCAAGAACAAGGCAGGCTACCTTCAATAAGCAGTATCCCGACATCGAAGTCGTGAGAAATTCTCTATTCCAGAAAATATGTTCAAAGTCATCAAAGCATCTTGCATTGGAAATTGAACCAAATTCATCCATCCTAATGCCTGATGACAATTTCATCATCGAATTGATTATGGAACCATATACCCGCAAATATGGCGTTAAGCTAGTTTATGAAGGGGATTATGACCTAAAGGTAAATCCTTTGATTTTGGATGATCAGGTCAATGATATCTTTGAAGGCATATTTTCAGGCGATGGCTTGAATTTCAGTAAAAAATCCGATGAGATTTATCCTTTAATTAACGTTCCTTTGGATTGGATTAATTCATTTTTAGAAATGGACAATCAGGAATTGATAGAAAATAAAAATAAAAATGAATTGGCTATTTCCTTCAGCGAATTTTTAGAGGATGTAGCTCCCCAATACAAAGAAAATGTTGTAAAGGCAGCCCAATTCATCGAGGAAAAATTAGAAACTGAATAA
- a CDS encoding tRNA (adenine-N1)-methyltransferase gives MKMILDERGKKYVLKPGTEFQSDLGIIKAEVLDNAEIGDEVKSHLDHSFKIVKPNVNDFIDVMDRRCSILIQKDIGQVLVHTGLGAGSRVVDAGTGAGAIALNFGNVVGPEGDVFTYEIREDFAEVAKKNIDNFGITNIHVKNQNIKDGIDEDNIDLIFLDLPKPFEIFEEVMESLNVGGWLAVYAPYIDQAEISYRVAKKLGFYDIEIFETLERGLEVRPQGVRPKTRMVGHSGYLVFARKL, from the coding sequence ATGAAGATGATTTTAGATGAACGTGGTAAGAAGTATGTTTTAAAACCGGGAACCGAGTTTCAAAGTGATTTGGGAATAATCAAGGCAGAAGTCCTTGATAATGCTGAAATTGGTGATGAAGTAAAAAGCCACTTGGACCACTCATTTAAAATTGTAAAACCAAACGTCAACGATTTCATTGATGTAATGGACAGAAGATGTTCCATACTTATCCAAAAGGATATAGGGCAAGTTTTAGTACACACTGGTTTGGGTGCTGGGTCACGTGTAGTCGATGCCGGAACCGGTGCCGGAGCCATTGCACTTAATTTTGGAAATGTCGTTGGTCCTGAAGGTGATGTGTTTACATATGAAATCCGTGAGGACTTTGCTGAAGTGGCCAAGAAAAACATAGACAACTTCGGAATTACCAACATCCATGTCAAAAATCAGAACATTAAAGATGGAATTGATGAAGACAACATTGATTTGATATTTTTAGATTTGCCGAAGCCGTTTGAGATATTTGAAGAGGTAATGGAATCCTTAAATGTTGGCGGATGGCTGGCGGTTTATGCCCCATATATCGATCAGGCTGAAATATCTTACAGGGTTGCCAAAAAATTAGGTTTTTATGATATAGAAATCTTTGAAACCTTAGAGCGTGGTCTGGAAGTTAGGCCTCAGGGCGTAAGGCCGAAAACACGTATGGTGGGTCATAGCGGATATTTAGTATTTGCAAGAAAATTATAG
- the leuS gene encoding leucine--tRNA ligase, which yields MSENIEKKWQKKWADAKLFESNPDEREKLYLTVAFPYPSGAMHIGHGRTYTVPDVYARFKRMEGYNVLFPMAWHVTGAPVIGIADRIQRKDPWTLDLYHRVHGVPKEELPKLEDPEYIVKYFSTEYHEVMDEMGYSIDWRREFRTIDPTYKKFIEWQITTLHEKGLVAKGEHPVKYCPNCDNPVGDHDLLEGEGVGVNELTLLKFPIEDKILVTATLRPETIVGATNIWLNPDVEYVLVNAEGEKWVITKEAHYNLSNQIKDLDIISEIDPNDLIGKMAKNPFTGDDLPIFPASFVSASYGSGVVFSEPADAPADYIALQDLKNNEELIAKYNLEGIIENVHPIPVCTLKGYGEIPAADIIERLGITDQNDEKLHEATNELYKQQHSKGTIIESIPDFGGMKVRFAREELKEKLIADNMATIMYDFAERPVICRCGNNCVVKIMDDQWFMKYGNEEWTEKTLKVLEGETIIPKELKNNFEYYINWLDDWACSRKVGLGTRLPWDNQWLIEPLTDSTIYMSYYTIAKYLRDMNPDDLNLAFFDKVLLNKDSGEITVPEEKVKEIQDEFNYWYPLDWRLSAKDLVGNHLSFLMFAHSAIYPEEKWPKGTVVFGMGLLEGNKMSSSKGNVILLKDAIKDYTADVVRLFLMASAEPWQDFDWREKEVLGTKRRLEWFREFAAKVEEIKGSPLDLSNIEEVELTRTIDLWMISQLNQHIKKSTEALEVFQTRQALQNSLFLLKKDVDHYLYRVKHIIDAQDPAVIYVLSTVLEAWIRLLAPFTPHTSEELWSTYGGKGFVSEAAWPEADESAMSPEIEKSEELVENIIKDIAHIKQMVGDEVEKIHIYLAPDWKWELYKIADEVGKPDIGQIMGRAIGAKIYDDKKEIAMVAKKIGKEITKTRYIGKINEEEILTDALDYIKEECGNEVIIHTDDSYDPQNKAKNAMPYKPAIFME from the coding sequence GTGAGCGAAAATATTGAAAAGAAATGGCAGAAAAAATGGGCTGATGCAAAGTTATTTGAATCAAACCCAGATGAAAGAGAAAAGTTATACCTTACCGTTGCTTTTCCATACCCTAGTGGAGCAATGCATATAGGTCACGGCCGTACATATACTGTGCCTGATGTTTATGCTAGATTCAAAAGAATGGAAGGGTATAATGTATTATTCCCAATGGCATGGCACGTAACCGGCGCGCCGGTTATTGGAATAGCAGATAGGATTCAAAGAAAAGATCCATGGACACTTGATTTGTACCACAGAGTGCATGGCGTTCCTAAAGAGGAACTTCCAAAATTAGAAGACCCTGAATACATTGTAAAATACTTCTCAACAGAATATCATGAAGTAATGGATGAAATGGGATACTCCATCGATTGGAGAAGGGAATTCAGGACAATTGACCCTACCTACAAAAAATTCATCGAATGGCAGATTACAACACTGCACGAAAAAGGATTGGTTGCAAAAGGAGAACACCCGGTAAAATACTGTCCGAACTGTGACAATCCGGTTGGAGACCACGATTTGCTTGAAGGTGAAGGTGTCGGAGTAAATGAATTGACTCTTTTAAAATTCCCAATTGAAGACAAAATCCTTGTAACTGCAACTTTAAGACCTGAAACTATTGTCGGAGCAACCAACATCTGGCTAAATCCTGATGTTGAATATGTTTTGGTTAATGCTGAAGGTGAAAAATGGGTCATTACAAAAGAAGCTCACTACAATTTATCCAATCAGATAAAAGATTTGGACATCATATCTGAAATTGACCCTAACGATTTAATTGGTAAAATGGCTAAAAATCCATTCACTGGCGATGATTTGCCTATTTTCCCAGCAAGCTTTGTAAGTGCATCCTACGGAAGTGGGGTTGTATTTTCCGAACCTGCTGATGCACCGGCAGACTACATTGCACTTCAAGACTTGAAAAACAACGAAGAACTAATAGCCAAATACAACTTAGAGGGCATCATTGAAAACGTTCATCCGATTCCAGTATGTACCCTTAAAGGCTATGGGGAAATCCCTGCTGCAGACATTATCGAAAGACTTGGAATTACCGACCAGAATGATGAAAAATTGCATGAGGCTACCAATGAACTGTACAAACAGCAACACAGTAAAGGTACCATCATTGAATCCATTCCTGATTTCGGAGGCATGAAAGTTCGCTTTGCTCGTGAAGAGTTAAAAGAGAAATTAATAGCCGACAATATGGCTACAATAATGTATGACTTTGCAGAAAGACCAGTCATATGTAGATGCGGAAACAACTGTGTAGTTAAAATCATGGATGACCAATGGTTCATGAAATACGGTAATGAGGAATGGACTGAAAAAACCTTAAAGGTTCTTGAAGGCGAAACAATCATTCCAAAAGAACTCAAGAACAACTTTGAATACTACATTAACTGGTTGGATGATTGGGCCTGCTCCAGAAAAGTGGGACTTGGAACAAGACTCCCTTGGGACAACCAATGGCTGATTGAACCTCTAACCGATTCTACAATTTACATGTCCTATTATACAATTGCAAAATACTTAAGGGATATGAATCCTGATGATTTGAACCTTGCCTTCTTCGATAAAGTATTGTTGAACAAGGATTCCGGTGAAATTACAGTGCCTGAAGAGAAAGTCAAAGAAATCCAAGATGAATTCAACTATTGGTATCCTCTTGATTGGAGATTATCCGCAAAAGACCTTGTAGGAAATCACTTAAGCTTTTTAATGTTTGCACACAGTGCAATTTATCCTGAAGAAAAATGGCCAAAAGGAACTGTAGTTTTCGGTATGGGCCTTTTAGAAGGAAATAAAATGTCCTCCTCAAAAGGTAATGTGATTTTGCTTAAGGATGCAATCAAAGATTATACTGCAGATGTCGTGAGACTCTTCCTGATGGCATCAGCTGAACCATGGCAAGACTTCGATTGGAGAGAAAAAGAAGTGCTTGGAACAAAAAGAAGACTTGAATGGTTTAGAGAATTTGCAGCTAAAGTTGAAGAAATAAAAGGTTCACCACTTGATTTAAGCAACATTGAAGAAGTTGAATTAACCCGTACAATTGATTTATGGATGATTAGTCAACTCAATCAGCACATTAAAAAATCAACTGAAGCATTGGAAGTTTTCCAAACAAGACAAGCTCTTCAAAATTCATTGTTCCTTCTCAAAAAGGATGTTGACCACTACTTATACAGAGTAAAACATATCATTGATGCTCAAGATCCAGCAGTAATCTATGTCCTATCAACAGTTCTTGAAGCATGGATTAGGCTTTTAGCACCATTTACCCCTCATACTTCAGAAGAACTATGGAGTACATATGGTGGAAAAGGATTTGTCAGTGAAGCTGCATGGCCTGAAGCTGACGAAAGCGCAATGAGTCCTGAAATTGAAAAATCAGAGGAATTGGTGGAAAATATCATTAAGGATATTGCACACATCAAACAGATGGTTGGGGATGAAGTTGAAAAAATCCACATATACCTTGCTCCTGATTGGAAATGGGAATTATATAAAATAGCTGATGAAGTTGGAAAACCAGATATCGGCCAGATTATGGGAAGAGCTATAGGTGCTAAAATTTACGATGACAAAAAAGAAATAGCTATGGTGGCTAAAAAAATCGGTAAGGAAATAACAAAAACAAGATACATCGGTAAAATCAATGAAGAGGAAATCTTAACTGATGCTCTTGACTACATTAAGGAAGAATGTGGAAACGAGGTTATTATTCATACTGATGACTCATATGACCCACAGAACAAGGCTAAAAATGCAATGCCTTATAAACCTGCTATTTTTATGGAATAA
- a CDS encoding amino acid ABC transporter substrate-binding protein: MNKKLIFILTIILAISLMIGAVSAGSMLDFFNSEESDSTNTDDKFIVGFNAAFPPFGYKGDDGNFTGFDIDLAKEVCKRNNWTFRTQPMIDWNTKKLELDSNEIDCIWSEFSIDGREDEYTWSEPYFNNSVVILVKSDSDISNLSDLKGKTVEVEVGTSAYDSLMNENRSLGDSFKEISQVDGYDTAFMDLDSGVCDAIIVDNGLANYKIVEKNCVGKYKILNETLMTEKYGVGFKKGNTELRDQVQKTLDEMYKDGTVDKIAQKYSDYKIPEGVIHPGK; the protein is encoded by the coding sequence ATGAATAAAAAATTGATTTTTATTTTAACAATAATCCTGGCAATATCCCTAATGATAGGTGCAGTGAGTGCTGGCAGTATGCTTGATTTCTTCAACAGCGAGGAATCCGATTCCACAAATACTGATGATAAATTTATTGTCGGTTTCAACGCTGCATTTCCACCATTCGGCTATAAAGGTGACGATGGAAACTTCACAGGTTTTGATATTGATTTAGCAAAAGAAGTGTGTAAAAGAAATAATTGGACATTTAGAACACAGCCAATGATAGACTGGAATACTAAAAAGTTAGAATTAGACAGTAATGAAATTGATTGTATTTGGAGTGAATTCAGTATTGATGGAAGAGAAGATGAGTATACCTGGTCTGAACCTTATTTCAACAATTCCGTAGTAATACTTGTAAAATCAGATTCTGATATTTCAAACCTTAGTGATTTAAAAGGCAAAACAGTTGAAGTTGAAGTAGGAACTTCTGCTTATGATAGCCTTATGAATGAAAATAGAAGTCTGGGAGATTCCTTTAAGGAAATAAGTCAAGTCGATGGATATGATACTGCATTTATGGATTTGGATTCCGGCGTTTGTGATGCAATAATAGTAGACAATGGATTGGCAAATTATAAAATTGTCGAAAAAAATTGTGTTGGCAAATATAAGATATTGAATGAAACTCTTATGACCGAGAAATATGGTGTTGGATTCAAAAAAGGCAATACTGAGCTAAGAGACCAAGTTCAAAAGACTTTAGATGAAATGTATAAAGATGGAACCGTTGATAAGATTGCTCAAAAATACAGTGACTATAAAATCCCTGAAGGAGTAATCCATCCGGGGAAATAA
- a CDS encoding replication factor C large subunit — MLWTDKYRPQELSEVVGNKKEIKIITDWVNAWKSNNPQIPLLLVGPPGIGKTTLAQIIAKEFSEYIELNASDKRSQDVIKSTIGESSSSRSLFGEEHKLIILDEVDGIHGTNDRGGVKAIGEIIKSSKHPMILIANDFYSKRLQSIKPKCQVIKMKKARWNSISALLRKIAIAEGVDANPQALKEIAVKSQGDVRSAINTLQALSDKDSTLEVDDVKDMVTKDTRSDIFNAITGVLKSKTPAHVKEALWIEEDPTLVMEYIAENIPREYKKKHEIKKAYDYISKADLFFGRTITSRNYGYWKYATDFMGIGVSNSKDETYKKFTKIQTPTIFTLMSRNRGKRNLRDDIAQKMSDKLHISHAIAISMFPYLEIMFKNDELAWEISDYLELEDNEIKRFRSKKIPKKVVTKMEKQKAQMRVEERDRRAEELKNQMMNVIPEVEQEPEDELPFEIPGLDGAKVEEEPPQEAEEEIIEEPEPVEEEPQEEKAEEKKDKKKTDKQVSLFSF; from the coding sequence ATGTTATGGACGGACAAATACCGACCGCAGGAATTAAGTGAAGTGGTAGGTAACAAGAAAGAGATTAAGATAATCACAGATTGGGTTAATGCTTGGAAATCAAACAACCCTCAAATACCCCTACTTTTAGTTGGCCCGCCAGGAATCGGGAAAACAACCTTGGCTCAAATCATTGCAAAAGAATTTTCAGAGTATATTGAGCTTAATGCAAGTGATAAACGTTCACAGGACGTTATCAAAAGTACAATTGGGGAATCCTCATCTTCAAGATCACTTTTTGGAGAAGAGCACAAGCTAATTATTCTTGATGAAGTGGATGGTATTCATGGAACAAATGACCGTGGCGGAGTTAAAGCCATTGGCGAGATAATCAAAAGTTCCAAACATCCGATGATTTTAATAGCTAATGATTTCTATTCAAAAAGACTTCAATCAATCAAGCCAAAATGCCAAGTAATCAAAATGAAAAAGGCAAGATGGAATTCCATATCCGCGCTTTTAAGAAAAATTGCAATAGCTGAAGGAGTGGATGCAAATCCTCAGGCTTTAAAAGAAATAGCTGTGAAGTCCCAAGGGGACGTCAGATCAGCAATCAATACATTGCAGGCATTATCCGATAAGGATTCCACACTGGAAGTTGATGATGTAAAGGATATGGTTACCAAGGATACCCGTTCAGATATTTTCAATGCAATTACAGGCGTTTTGAAAAGTAAGACTCCCGCCCATGTCAAGGAAGCGCTTTGGATTGAAGAAGACCCGACACTTGTAATGGAATATATTGCAGAAAACATTCCAAGGGAATACAAGAAAAAACATGAAATTAAAAAAGCATATGACTATATTTCAAAAGCCGATTTGTTCTTTGGAAGAACAATAACCAGCAGAAACTATGGCTATTGGAAGTATGCAACTGACTTTATGGGAATCGGGGTAAGCAATTCAAAGGATGAAACCTATAAGAAGTTCACAAAAATACAGACACCAACCATTTTCACATTAATGAGCCGCAATAGAGGAAAAAGAAATTTAAGGGACGATATAGCTCAAAAAATGTCTGATAAATTACATATCTCACATGCTATAGCCATCTCCATGTTTCCGTACCTTGAAATAATGTTTAAAAATGATGAACTTGCCTGGGAAATTTCCGACTACCTGGAACTTGAAGATAATGAAATCAAACGATTCAGATCCAAAAAGATTCCTAAAAAAGTTGTTACAAAAATGGAAAAACAAAAAGCTCAAATGAGAGTTGAAGAACGTGACAGACGTGCTGAAGAGCTTAAGAATCAAATGATGAATGTTATTCCTGAAGTTGAACAAGAACCAGAAGATGAACTTCCATTTGAAATTCCAGGTCTTGATGGGGCAAAAGTTGAAGAAGAACCACCACAAGAAGCAGAAGAAGAAATCATTGAAGAACCGGAACCTGTTGAAGAAGAACCTCAGGAAGAAAAAGCTGAAGAGAAAAAGGATAAAAAGAAAACCGATAAACAGGTATCATTATTCAGTTTCTAA
- a CDS encoding replication factor C small subunit, protein MSGPWVEKYRPQKLEDIVGQKQIVTRLEKYVGEESMPNLMFTGPAGVGKTTTALALVKSILGEYWRQNFLELNASDARGIDTVRERIKNFCRLKPVGAPFRIIFLDEVDNMTKDAQHALRREMEMYTKTASFILSCNYSSKIIDPIQSRCAIFRFAPIKGEDIKERLKFICESEGFEAEDKGLETIVYFAEGDMRKAVNVLQAAASEGEAITEDSVYEVVSKAKPQDIGNMINKALMGDFMGARNILRETMVLQGTSGEDMVTQIYQDVSKRVIEGKMDANIYMDLIEAIAECDFRIREGANPRIQLEALLTQFL, encoded by the coding sequence ATGAGCGGACCATGGGTAGAAAAATATAGACCACAAAAATTAGAAGATATTGTAGGACAAAAGCAAATCGTAACAAGATTGGAAAAATATGTAGGCGAAGAAAGCATGCCTAACTTAATGTTTACAGGTCCAGCAGGTGTTGGTAAAACAACAACAGCCTTAGCTTTAGTAAAATCAATTTTAGGAGAATACTGGAGACAAAATTTCTTAGAACTAAATGCATCCGATGCAAGAGGAATCGACACAGTAAGGGAACGCATTAAGAATTTCTGCAGATTAAAACCAGTTGGTGCGCCATTTAGAATAATATTTCTAGACGAAGTAGACAACATGACAAAAGATGCTCAACACGCTCTTCGTCGTGAAATGGAAATGTATACAAAAACCGCTTCATTTATACTCTCATGTAACTATTCATCAAAAATTATCGACCCTATTCAATCCAGATGTGCAATATTCAGATTCGCTCCAATCAAGGGAGAGGACATTAAAGAACGTTTGAAATTTATCTGTGAAAGCGAAGGATTTGAGGCAGAAGACAAAGGTCTTGAAACAATTGTATATTTCGCTGAAGGAGATATGCGTAAGGCCGTAAATGTATTGCAGGCTGCAGCTTCAGAAGGAGAAGCAATTACAGAAGATTCTGTTTATGAAGTCGTTTCAAAAGCCAAACCGCAAGATATAGGAAACATGATTAACAAGGCCCTTATGGGAGATTTCATGGGCGCACGCAATATCTTAAGGGAAACCATGGTTCTGCAGGGAACCAGTGGAGAGGACATGGTTACCCAGATTTATCAGGATGTTTCCAAAAGAGTAATTGAAGGAAAAATGGATGCGAACATTTATATGGATTTAATTGAAGCAATAGCTGAATGTGATTTTAGAATTAGGGAAGGAGCCAATCCAAGAATACAGCTTGAAGCATTATTAACTCAATTCTTATAA
- a CDS encoding zinc metalloprotease HtpX: MKGTWKLKLRMWITSILMFTIVYFFIMMVGLYMGVSSWLLYMVASLIIVFLQYWFGPSLVKRSMNVRPLSEAEAPHIHQMVQELADAAGIPKPEIGLSEVNIPNAFAYGRSRRSGHIAITRPILGLLDRDELKAVIGHEMGHIKHNDMIVTTVVSVIPMICYYIALSFMFSGDRDNGGTIIIGILGYVFYLFGQLLVLFISRIREYYADEASVEFGNRPAALVSALYKLSYGAARCDEKTIADLNTNRAFFVNDINNAKNDIVDFRQIDFDGDGRISDDELRRLANSDVKISKKNGAMELLSTHPDSLKRVKRLAELEDQV, from the coding sequence ATGAAAGGCACATGGAAACTTAAGTTAAGAATGTGGATTACATCAATTTTAATGTTTACAATTGTTTATTTCTTCATAATGATGGTGGGACTGTATATGGGAGTAAGCAGTTGGCTTTTGTATATGGTTGCAAGTTTAATAATCGTATTTCTCCAATATTGGTTCGGACCATCTCTTGTTAAACGTTCAATGAATGTAAGGCCATTGTCCGAGGCAGAAGCTCCTCACATTCATCAAATGGTTCAAGAATTGGCTGATGCAGCAGGAATTCCAAAGCCTGAAATAGGTTTGTCCGAGGTCAATATTCCAAATGCATTCGCTTATGGAAGATCAAGAAGAAGTGGTCATATTGCAATAACCCGCCCAATTTTAGGATTGCTGGACCGCGATGAGCTAAAAGCCGTGATTGGTCATGAAATGGGCCATATCAAACATAATGACATGATTGTGACAACAGTCGTAAGTGTCATTCCAATGATTTGTTATTACATTGCATTGTCATTCATGTTTTCAGGTGATAGAGATAACGGCGGAACAATCATTATTGGAATTTTAGGCTATGTATTCTACTTGTTTGGACAACTTTTGGTGCTGTTCATTTCAAGAATAAGGGAATATTATGCCGATGAAGCCAGTGTTGAATTTGGAAACAGACCTGCAGCATTAGTATCCGCATTATATAAATTATCTTATGGTGCTGCAAGATGTGATGAGAAAACAATCGCTGATTTAAATACAAATCGTGCATTTTTCGTCAATGATATAAATAATGCAAAAAATGATATTGTCGACTTCAGACAAATCGACTTTGACGGTGATGGAAGAATTTCCGATGACGAGTTAAGAAGGCTTGCCAATTCCGATGTTAAAATATCTAAGAAAAATGGGGCCATGGAATTGTTATCCACTCACCCGGATTCATTAAAAAGAGTAAAAAGACTTGCTGAATTAGAAGATCAGGTGTAA